One window from the genome of Oreochromis niloticus isolate F11D_XX linkage group LG20, O_niloticus_UMD_NMBU, whole genome shotgun sequence encodes:
- the tmem81 gene encoding transmembrane protein 81, giving the protein MQSVGLQRLFLLSVCLFLRLLTSAESQQVEQLEEEVQNVPVEVITESSPCSATCGLGLRTQTLCLLNDSKAAMEEKLPSGGEAEVTEKCRVRAVQCMDTWQCGLQTMTVTSGLRVEVDCVGDVMEATGRFSWRVSWRYARGIISTDDALFAHWDAPELDRVVLDPVREEDAGTYRCDVQDAAYRRVKRAYWGIRVLAVGVLSLDYDSSLALWDEGEKNQTEEEEEQRKILPFALLAMGVSAAVAGVFTALLRGYEAMKRRRRNLKASGSF; this is encoded by the exons atgcagaGCGTTGGGCTTCAGcgcctcttcctcctctctgtctgcctcttCCTCCGCCTTCTGACCTCAGCTGAGTCGCAGCAGGTGGAGCAGCTGGAAGAGGAGGTGCAGAATGTCCCGGTGGAGGTCATCACTGAGAGCTCCCCCTGCAGCGCCACCTGTGGGCTGGGCCTCCGGACTCAGACTCTGTGCCTCCTAAATGACAGCAAGGCAGCGATGGAGGAGAAGCTGCCGAGCGGCGGTGAAGCAGAG GTGACGGAGAAGTGCCGCGTCCGGGCGGTGCAGTGCATGGACACGTGGCAGTGTGGACTCCAAACCATGACAGTCACATCCGGACTGAGGGTGGaggtcgactgtgtgggagatGTGATGGAGGCCACTGGGAGGTTCTCCTGGAG GGTGTCGTGGCGTTATGCCCGAGGGATCATCAGCACTGACGACGCTCTGTTCGCCCACTGGGACGCTCCCGAGCTGGACCGAGTGGTTCTGGACCCCGTcagagaggaggatgcag GGACGTACCGCTGTGACGTGCAGGACGCCGCCTACCGCAGGGTCAAACGGGCTTACTGGGGCATCCGTGTTCTGGCCGTCGGGGTCCTCAGCCTGGACTACGACAGCTCCCTGGCCCTTTGGGATGAAGGCGAGAAGAACCAgaccgaggaggaggaggagcagaggaagATCTTACCCTTTGCTCTCCTTGCG ATGGGCGTCAGTGCGGCGGTCGCCGGCGTCTTCACTGCTCTGCTGAGAGGCTACGAGGCGAtgaagaggagaaggaggaatTTAAAGGCGTCTGGTTCCTTCTGA